The genome window ACGAATCACCTCCCGCGTCTCCTGCACCATCTTCGGCTGCTCCTGGTGCGTCCGCTCCGCAAACAGCCGCTTCGGCATCGCCTCCGCAATGAACCCCGGCCCCTCCTTCACCACCTTCTCCGCCGTCTCCAGCCGCGTCTCCTTCTCCTTCGGCGTATCGGCCACCGCCCGCGTGTCACACAGGATCACCCCCGCCAGACGCTTGCGATGCCGCTCAATGAACTGCCACGCCACATACCCCCCCATCGACAACCCGCAGAAGTAAACCGGCTCACTGATCCGCAGCGCATCAAGCAGCCCCGCCAGATCGTCCGCCATCTGGGCCATCGTCACCGTCCCGGCCGTCACTCCGCTCATCCCGAACCCGCGCAGGTCCGGCGCAATGACCCGCATCTCATCTTTGAGGTCCGCGATCTGATACTGCCACATCGTGTGGTCGAGCGGAAACCCGTGGACCAGCAGCAGCACCGGCCCCCGCCCCTCGTCCACATAGTTGAGGTCCGTTCCACTGATCGAGACGCTGGGCATGGGAGACTCCGGAGGCTGAGGTTCGTGGAGGCGTGATTCCGTATCGGGTCGCAACCGGACAGTATTCCGAACGCGGCCATGCGGTCCAAGGACAGGACGGACTCAACCAGGGATGGCCGGGCAGAGACCGCTTCGGTGCAATTCTCGTGCATCCGGCGGCAGTCCGGTGGAATTGGCAAATCTTGATGAACTGCCGTCCGAACCTGCCCAGGCCGGGATCGATTCCATATAGTTGACGCTAAATAAAGCAGGCAGGCCGACCTAAGAGCCTTACCCCGAAGAGTTTCCCCCTCGAACGCAGCGGTCGCATGGCGAAGCGGAAATCGAGCAAGCTGGCTTCTGGAACACCGATTCGAATCCGCGACGGGGTCACCATGCCCGAGTTCTCCGAACTCTCCATCGCGGGATGGACCGGGGAGGTGGTCGAAGCGACCGGCTCCGGCGACAAGCTGAAGTACATCGTCGAGTGGGACGCGGCCACGCTCACCAAGATCCCCGACGCCTACAAGCAGCAGTGCGAGTCGCAGAACCTCTGCACCGAGATGGCCTGCCTTGGGGCAGCCGACGTCGAAGAGGTCGGCTGATTCTCGCGAGGCCGCTCAGAATCCGTGTTCATCTGTGGCTGTTTTAATTCTTGGCCACTGATAAACACAGATGCACACGGATGGGAGACGGTCGCAGGCGACGCGATCGCTACATCGAGAACGGGCTGCCCGGAAACGCGCCCGGGAAGGCGTCCATGACCTGCTTCAGCCGGCCGAGGGCGCGGGTGTAGCGGAGGCTGGCGGCCGGTTCGGAAATCTCGAGCAGACGGGCCGCTTCCCGGTTGGACAGTTCCTCGAAATGCCGGAGAGCCAGGATCTCGCGGTCCATGTCGTTGAGGGTCTGGAGGGCGGAATCGAGCCGCTCCGCCGCCTCCTGCTTCGCCATCGCCTCGCTCGGCGAGGTGATGCTCCCCAGCAGCTCGAAGTGGATCGAGGCCGAGGTCGAGTTCGAGTCCCAGCCGGCGTCGAGCGAGCGGTCCCGGGCGGCGCTGCGGGCCTGGGCCCCCAGGTGTCGACGGTGGAGATCGATCAGCGTCTGGCCGAGGATCATCCGCAGCCAGAGGAAGATGCTGTCCGGGGCGTCGCGGAGGATGTGCTTCAGCCGCTGCTGGGCGGCGATGAACGTCTCCTGCAGGATGTCGTCGATGTCGATCCGGCCGTTCAGCCGGGGATCGAGGCGGAACATCGCGATCCGCGAAAGCCGCGGACGGTAGGAGGTGAACAGGTGGCCCAGCGCCTTCTGGTCTCCCGCGACCGCCCGATTGACGAGCTCGACGTCATTCTCGGAGGACGAAGGGGACGGGGAAGACTGCATGAAGCAATGACGAGGGTGCGAGGGTTCCGGAAGACGCCGCAGAAAGCCGACTTGCCCAGCCGCGTTTGACCGCGGCACTTTCCGTCTGTTCAGCCCATCTATAGCAGGGCCGCCGGCTCTTGGCGAGGGGGGACCGGCAACGGTTCGTCAGCTCCTCCTCTTCGTCCTCCTCTCTTATCTGTGTTGATCTGTGTTCATCTGTGGCTAATCAATGAAAAAGCCACGGATGAACACAGATGCACACGGATCGGAGCAGGGCCGAACCGGTTCCGTTACCGGCCGGAGACTTCCCGCTTGAGGGCTTCCAGTTCGGCGTCGACTTCCGAGCCGATCGAGATTGCACCGCTCTTGATGACGACCGGCTCCTCCACCCCCTCGAGGTCCGCCTTGCGGCGGAGGGCGTCCGCCAGACGGGCTTCCAGGGCGTGGAGCGTGCAGGTCATGTGATCGCGCGTCGAGCGGGCGGCGCCCAGCTGCTGTTCGAGTCCGGCCAGGAGGCTCTCGTGCTCCCGCTTCCGGAGAAGGGCCTGGCGGGCGTTTTCTTCGTCTTCGGCCGCGAGGGCTTCGCGGGCCCGGCCGAGCCATTGCTGGACCTGCTGGGTCTGTTCGCCGATCTCGAGTTCGATCCGGCTGAGGTTGCCGGCCGCCGTCTTGGAGCTGCGGTTGGCTCCGGCGACCCCTTCCCTCATCTCCCGGATGATCTCCTCGAGGGCCTTCTTCGGGTCGGCCGCCTCCGCCAGCATCGCGCTGAGATTGCAGGTCACGATATCGGTGAGGCGACTGAAATGCGGCATGGCGGACACCAACTCTTCGAATACCACTGACCGGCTGCAATCGACCGGCTCAGGACCGCACGACGAAGTCAGGCAGTCGGGACAAACGGGCGGAATACGCTTTCGGACTTCACGATTCAAGGATTTCCAGCGGCGGGAACCCTCAGGAGGGGCTCGCTTCCGGAACTTCCGCGGAATCCTCGCTGAGCGGCGTGATTCCGGCCAATCGAAGTTTTTCGCTCAGTTTCTCGCGGGCAAGGCGCAGGCGGCTTTTGCTGGTCGGAAGGGGGACTTCCATGATCTCCGAGACTTCCGGGAGGGAAAGGTCGGAGAAGTGGTGCAGAATGAATGTCTGCCGCTGCTCGTCCGGGATTTCCGACAGGGCGTCGTCGACGATGGCGGCGAGTTCCTTGTGGTCCGCTTCGACTTCGGGGCCGAGGACTTCGGAGGCCAGGCGGGTCATTTCGTCGTCTTCTTCGGACTGGCGGCGCTGGCAGGCGCGGATCAGGGCGTCGTTGGTGCGGCGGCGGACGTCGTCGATGAGGAGGTTGCGGGCGATGCGGAACATCCAGCCGCGGAAGCGGCCGAGGGGGAGGTAGTCCCACGCCTGATTGTAGACCTTGACGAGGGTGTCCTGGGTGAGGTCTTCGGAGAGCTGCCAGTCCCGGGTGTTGCGGTAGAAGAAGCCGAGGAGGGAGCCCTGGTGCCGGTCGACGATTTCGTCGAAGGCGTGATTTTCCCCGCTCTGGACTCGGATCATGAGTTGATCGTCGTCGATGAGGTCATCGGGTGGGGAGTCGCAGTCGGGCATGTGTGCGAGTGTATAGCGAAGGCGTACGCGATTCACGCGGGCACCAATAGAACCGGGTCCAGGGGCACCCTGGTGGGGGATGCAAGGGGGCGAAGCCCTCTTGCCCGCCGGAGGCCTGGCCGTCGAGAGATGTCTGAAGGAGGGCGTGTCCAAACGCGGATACTGTGCCGTATGCCCCCTCACCAACCCGCGGGGACTGCAAAGCGAGCGTGGAGTCCTCAACGCCGGTGCCACAAAGGGGGCGTCCGTTGCTTACCACGGTTCCTCGTAGAAGAGGCCTCCGGCGGCAAGGGGGCCTGTGTAGTTTCTTCGCCCCTTGACCCCAGGCTGCCGTGGCACGTTGGGTTTGAGCGACCAGCGTCGTGCCGGCAAGGGCGGGGTTCGGGACACCGGAACCGGCCCGTTCAGGGACCCGTCTCGCTCCGCAGATCCTCCGCAGCGGCGTGCAGGAATCCGCGGACCGCCTCGTCCTCGTCTCGTTCCAGGCTCGCTCGTCGGTCGGCTGATCCGAGGAGGGTCTGGAACTCGATCGCGAGGGCTTCGCGGAGGCTGGCGAGATCCATCGCGCCTCCGGTGAGTTCGGCGATGCCGGGGAACTCGTCGGCGTGAGGGGATTGCGCGAGGAGCAGCGCCCCATGCTGGAGAATCGCCCCGCGGCGGCGACGCTGGGCGCTGCCGAGAATCTTGTGCGGACCAAGAACGATGTCCCGCGGATCGCCCCGGCCGAAACAGAGGAACGGCTCGGGACCGGAACGGGCCTCACCGCGCATCCGCGACTCGACTCCCATCGCCGCCAGCACGGCAATGATCCGGTCATGGACGAGGGAATAGAGTCCGGTGGGGTCACGGGCGAGAGAGTGCTCGGCGGGGACGGCGAGCGAGTAGGTCAGCTCACGGTCGTGCAGGATCGCGCCGCCGCCGGAGAGCCGCCGGACCTTGGGGAGCGGGGCGAAGCGTCCGCTGACCGCGGGGTCGGTCAACTTCTGGAAGTGGCCGAGCGAGACGGTCGGCGCGTTCCACTCGTAGAGCCGCGCGGCCGCCGTGTGGTGATCGACGGCGCGGTCGAGCAGCCAGGCATCGACCGCCATGTTCCAGTCGCCGGGCTGAGGGGCCGGCTCGATGAGGAGGAAGGACATGGAGGAATGATAACGCCGAGGTACCGATTCACCGCTCTACAGCCCAGCACGAACGATGACCAGGAACAGAATGGCGATGCCGGTCAGCAACACGAAGCCGACGATGGCACAGCCGAGCAGCACAAGGCGATCCCGAAGGAAGCTTGGCGGCGTCTCTTCGGTGGTGTCCCGGATCACGATGTGGCGGATGCCATCCAGCGGAGGAATCCGGTCCCTGGTCGACGGCAACGCGGCGAGAATCGCATCGCGGATTCGCTGGAAGTCTTCGCGCTGGCACTCAACCTCGAGTGTCCCCCCGCCGTAGTCGAACTCGTATCGAATCTCCGGATCGTCCGGTTGGGACATCGATCGTTCTCCATTGCGAGTGACGCGAACTTTATCACCATAAGGACAACGACAGCGGGCTCCAGCCCGTGGTTCTCCTGCGTCCGGTCCAGCCCACCTGTTTTCCCGGAGCCTCGCCGTGCGATTCCCTGCGCTCGCCTTTCTCCTGTCGTGTGCCTTCGCCATGACCGCTTCTTCCACCGCCTTCGCCCAGCCCAAGGGCTTCAATTACGACGAGGAGAAGGTCAAGCCGTACACGCTCCCCGATCCGCTCGTCACCCAGGACGGGAAGAAGGTGACCTCCCCCGAGATGTGGAAGACGGTTCGCCGGCCGGAGCTGCTGCGGCTGTTCGAGGAGCACGTCTTCGGGAAGCCGCTGCCGAAGGTCGAGGGGATCCGCTTCGAGCCGGGGAAGGTGAACGAGAACGCCCTGGGGGGGAAGGCGGTCCGCAAGGAAGTGACGGTCCGGTTCTCGCCGACGGCGGACGAGCCTTCGATGTCGATCCTGATCTACGCCCCCAAGGGGAAGAAGTCCCCGGCGTTCCTGGGGCTGAACTTCAACGGCAACCACGCCGTCACCGACGACCCCGAGATCACGCTGAACCCGAACTGGATGCGGGCCGGCGACAAGGACGGGACCGTGGTCGACAACAAGGCCACGGAGAAGTCGCGAGGGAAGGAGTCGCGCCGCTGGCCGGTGGAGCAGGTGATCGACCGGGGCTACGCCGTGGCGACGATCTACTACGGCGACATCGATCCGGACTTCGACGACGGGTTCAAGAACGGGATCCACGCCCTCTTCCCGCAGAAGGAACGGACCGGGGACGACCCGGGGAGCATCGCGGCGTGGGCCTGGGGATTGAGCCGGGCGCTCGATTACCTGGAGACCGATCCGCTGATCGACGCGAAGCACGTTGCGGTCTTGGGGCATTCGCGACTGGGGAAGACGTCGTTGTGGGCCGGGGCGACGGATGAGCGGTTCGCGCTCGTGATCTCGAACAACTCCGGCTGCGGCGGGGCAGCGCTGAGCCGTCGCGACTTCGGCGAGACCGTGGCCCGGATCAATACCTCGTTCCCGCACTGGTTCTGCGTGAACTACCGCAAGTACAACGACAATGAGGCGGCCTGTCCGGTCGACCAGCACGAGCTGATCGCCCTCATTGCGCCGCGGCCGGTCTACGTGGCGAGCGCGGCGGAGGACCTGTGGGCCGACCCCCGCGGCGAGTTCCTGGGAGCGGTCGAGGCGGAGCCGGTCTACAAGCTCCTCGGGACTGACGGCTTTGCGGGGCTGAAGTCCCACGACACGCCCGCGGTCGACCAGCCAGTGAATGGCGGCACGATCGGCTACCACCGGCGGGCCGGCGGCCATGACGTGATCCTCTATGACTGGGAGCGGTTCATGGATTTTGCGGACCGGCACTTCGGGAAGAAGGACTAGGGACTAGAGACGAGCGTCTAGGGATCAGAAGGCGGAGCTGGCGATGAGTATGCGTTGGGTTTGGTTGGCGGCGGTTGTGGTGTTCGTCGGGCGGGGGGCGGCGGCCGAGGGGCCGGACCGGACGATGGACCTGTGGGGCGAGACTGTTCCCGGCGAGACTGCTCTCTCGCGCGGGGAGGCGCTGCCGATGCGGCCCACCGAGAAACCGCCCGCGACACGGATCACGAAGATCACGCAGCCGACGCTCGAGTTCTTTGAGCCGCCCGCCGACAAGCGGACGGGACGCTGCGTCCTGATCTTTCCCGGCGGGGGCTACAACTACGTCGTCAGTGACAAGGAGGGCTCCGAGCCGGCCCGCTGGCTCAACGAGCAGGGGATCACCGGGATCGTCCTCAAGTACCGGACCAAGGACGGCTCGATGGAAGCTCCCTGGAAGCGGCCGCTCCAGGATGCCCAGCGGGCGGTGTCGCTCGTCCGGCACAACGCGGCGGAGTGGAAGCTCAACCCGGGTGATATCGGCGTGATGGGTTTCTCGGCGGGTGGACAGCTCGCCACGCTGACGTCAACCCGCTTCCGCGAACGCTCCTACGAGCCCCGCGACGCGGCCGACAAGGTCTCCTGCCGTCCTGACTTCTCGCTCCTGATCTACCCGTGGAATCTCTACGACGGGAAGACGAAGCAGCTCATCCCGGAACTGACCCTCAGCGACGACCTCCCCCCCTCGTTCGTCCTCCACACGCACGACGACGGCTCGACGTCGCTCGGCCCGGTCTTCTATTACGCGGCCCTCAAGGAGCGAAAGATTCCGGCGGAGCTGCACGTCTATCAGGCGGGGGGGCACGGATACGGCCTGCGGCCGGTCGAGGGGACGAACATCGACACCTGGCCATCGCTCGCGGTGGCGTGGCTCAAGCGGCTGCCGGGGCCGCAGTCCGCACCCGCGAAGTGAGCCCGGACGATGAGCCCGGCGACTTTCATCAAACGACTTGAAGAGGATGAGGCGAACAATCTCGTCTATCGCAGAGGCGAGTGTGAAGGACTGATCTCGGTCTGGAAGTACGAGGGATCCTTCATCCTGACTTGGGAAGAATGCCTCACAGGCGAGCAGTACGACGAGTCGACCTATTCGCGGGATGAACGGCATGTGTTTCCGAACATCGACGAGGTTCTGGCATTTCTGACGCGAAGCGGCTTGAAGGTGGAGTCCTTTGCTCCGTGACTTCGACTCACAGTCTGCAGGGAGCCGTTCTGATGAGAGGTGGGGCGATTGATCAGTTCTGGGAGTGGTTCCTGGCCAGTCGCCGCAGGCTTGAGACGACGCTCGTCAGCGGTTCCGCTCGGGATTTGTCAGAGATCGTCGGTCCGCAGATTCGTCTCCTGTCTGAAGACATTGGCTGGGAGATCGGCCCGTCCGGAGAGAGCGGTTACGGCCTCGCCTTCACGCTGAATGGGAACCTGGAGAACCTCGCTCTTATCGGCGAGATCCTGCGGGCCGCGCCTCGAGAGACCGGGTGGAGGTTCTCGGCTGGACGGCCGCGGCGCGACGTCAGTGGCGGCTTCGTCTTTCACAACAAGCGAGGCCAGCGTCTTGATGTCGACGTCAGCGAATGGCGTTACACCTTGACGGCTTTCGATGGCGGCGCGTTTTTCGACGTCCATATCGCGACCGGTCTTCCGCTTCAGGCAGACGAGCGCGGGATCCAGCAGATCCTCAGCACCGCGGTTCAGATGATGCTTGGTGAAGCGGAGATGCTTCGGGTGATTGATCGCGTCGAGTACATCGTCGATCCCGACGCGGAGTGGGATTCCCGCGCATCCCCGTTCTCGTCTCTCGCCGACCACATCGACTCGCTGAGGGCGTCGCCGGGTGAGCGGGAATGACTGATCGAGATCGACAAGACCGGCCGGAAATCGGGACGGTCTCTCTTTAAGAGTCCTTTGGAGGGATCTCCATGCATCGACGAACGTTCCTTTCGGCCAGCTTGGTCGCGCTCTTCGCTCGCCTGTCCGCCGCGGCGAGTGAGAAGCAATGGGAGGCCGCGGTTCGGATTCTCGATCAGGCGGTCAAGAGCGGAGAGGTGCGGGCGGCTTCGCTGTATCTGTCGGATGCGGGGGCGGAGCAGTCCCAGGTCTTCGGACAGGCCAAGGCGGTCGGTGCGCCGTTTCTGCTGGGGTCGATTACGAAGCCGATGTGCGTGGCCGCGCTCATGACGTTCTTGGACGAGGGGGCGTTCCGGCTCGAGGATCGCCTGGGGAAGTTCTTTGCGGAGTTTCGGGGGGAGGGGCGGGAGGAGGTCACGATCGGGCATCTGCTGACGCATACGTCGGGACTGCCGGATCAGCTGCCGGACAACAACGCCCTGCGGGGCCGGCACGCGCCGCTGGCGGAGTTCGTTTCGCAGTCGCTGCGGTTGCCGCCGGAGTTTTCGCCGGGGACGAAGTACCAGTACTCCAGCATGGGGATCCTGCTGGCGTGCGCGGTGGCGGAGAAGGTCTCCGGGAAGGGGATCATTCCGCTGGTGACCGACCGTGTTCTCAAGCCGCTCAAGATGACACGGTCCGCCCTGGGGCTCGGCGACTTCCGCGAGGAGGAGGTCATGGCGTGTCAGACCGAGCGGGCCGCGCCGGAGTCGGGGGCCGGGGATCCGGCGGCACGGAACTGGGACTGGAACAGCCGGTACTGGCGGACGCTCGGGGCGCCGTGGGGTGGGATGCATGCGTCGGCGGCGGACGTCGGAAAGTTCCTCGAGGAGTTCCTGCACGCGCGGGGCGTGGTGATGAAGCCCGAGACCGAGCGGCTGATGGTCCGCAATCACAACCCGGTGGGGCTGACTCCGCGGGGGCTGGGGTTCAGTGTCGGGACGGGGGCGGGGCCGACGGGATGCTCGGAGCGGACGTTCGGGCATACCGGGTCGACCGGGACGCTGGCGTGGGCTGATCCGGCGACGGAGAGCGTGTGCGTGATCCTCACGTCGCTCCCGGGGCGGGCGGTTCAGCCGCATCCGCGGGATCTGGCCGCGCGGGCGATCGTGGGGTGAGCTCCAAAGGAACTCGACGCCAGAGCCCCGGGTCCAGGGCTGGAAGCCCTGGCCGCCGGAGGCACTTCCATGAGGAACCGTGGTACACAACGGATGTTCGCTTTGTGGGACCAGCTATGAGGACTCCTTCACCACACACCGCTCGCTGCGGAATCCCCGCGGGTTGGTGAGGGGGCATACGGCACGTCGTCCGCGTTTGGACACTCACTCCTTCAGCTATCTCTCGACGGCCAGGCCTCCGGCGGGCAAAGGGGCGTTGCCCCCTTGCATCCCCCACCAGGGGTGCCCCCTGGACCTCGGTGGGGGCTTGATGGGTCAGCCATATGTTGGCTTCTGCGGCCAGCCCGCAGGCGACTTCTCAAAATCTTCCTGCCGCCCATACGGCGTGATGTCGAGCAGGGCGTACGAGTTTGTGAGATGCTCACAACCACGGGCAAAGCACGAATACGTGTGGTAGACCTCGTCATCAATCCGGAAGAAGACGCTGTTGCCATGCGTCTCCCCCTTGAAGAGCGGACTCATCGGCCCGATCCGCTTTCGTTCCTCCGTCTCGTCCCGGAAGTTGTTCTCAAACGGAGCGACCGCCGCGTCGAGCGTCGCATGGAAGTCGTAGTTGAAGTCGCTCTTGTTCGACGAGACCCACCGCCAGTCCCAACCCTTCTTGGCCTTATAGGCCTGGAGCTTGGCCAGCGGCGCCCGGGAGATCAGCACAAAGGTCGTCTGCCGATCCGCCAGCATCGACAGATCGCCCAGAGCATCGACCAGCCCCGTACAGCCGTCGCACCCCTTGTCCCAGTTCGGATCGAACATGAAGTGATAGACGATCAGCTGCCGCCGGCCTTCGAACAGGTCGAGCAGCGTGACGGGGCCCTCCGGCGCTTCGAAGGTGTAGGTCTTCTCGACCCGCACCATCGGCAGGCGGCGGCGCTCCGCATGGACCCGGTCCGCTTCCTGCGTGAGCCGCTTCTCCTCGTTGAGGAGCGCCACCCGGTGCGTCTTCCACTCGTCTCGCGAGACAATCGGCGGGTGCGGTACGGTCGGGTCGGTCATCTGGGCTTCTCCGCGGAGGGACGTCACGCCTGCTGCGGGATGCAGCGGCGAGGCTGCCGTCCGGTGCAATGGTCGTGCCTGCACAGGGCCGTGTCGACGGCTCCGTCACGACGCCGGTCATGCGTACGCGACCCAGCCGCGGAATGTGAATCCGGCATAGAACAGGCCGACATCGGAGAAGCCGGCTTCGCGGAGGATCGCTTCGTCCTGTTCGGGGGTGAGGATCGTCAGCCGCGTCGCGACGGCCTGGCGAGCGGCTTCCGCGTTCTCGAACTCGATGCCGGAGGACGCGGCGAACGCGGTGTAGCGCGACAGCCAAGTGGCCCGGTCTCCTTCGCTCGGCGGAAGGCTCATGTGGACCACCACGAACGGGGCGCCGGGCCTCAGGCGGCGATGGATCTCGGCCGCCATCCGTCGACGCTCGTCGACGGGGACGAAGTGCATCGTCAGGAGACAGGTCGCGGCGTCGAACGGCCCTTCCGGGGCGCGGTCGACGGTCCCCGCGTGCAGTTGTACGCGTGAGGCGAGCGGCCCCAGCGTCTGCTCGGCGAGCCGGATCATCTCCGGGGCCGGGTCGATGCCGTCGAAGGTCCAGCCCGCGTGAGCCTGGGCGAAGACCTTCAGCTCGAGGCCTCCTCCGGCCCCGACGACGAGGACGCGGCCGTGGTCCGGGACCCGCTCGGCCAGCAGGAGCGTCGTCATCCGCTGCATGTCGGCGAATCCCGGCACGAGGCGGGGCGGACCTTCGGCGTATCGGGCGACGAGCTGCGGATCGGAGAACGGCGAGGCGGGGGCGGGCTCAGGAGGCATGACCATGCTCCTCAGGATGTGGCGACGCGCCGCGGGCCATGAGCCGGGCGTGGTAGTCGGCGCTGAGGGCGGCGAGCGTGACCTCCCCCAGGCGGGAGAGCAGCCGCTCCTCGGCCTCGCGGAACGCCTGCTCGAGGGCGGCGTTCACCGCCTGTTCGACGAGGCAGCCGGGGGCGTCCGTGCGATGACCGATGGCGAGAAGCGACGGGTTCCCGAGGGCGGCGTAAATGTCCCGCAGGGTGACCTTGGACAGGTCGCACGCCAGCGTCCATCCGCCGCCGTGCCCTTTTTCCGACCGGACATAGCCCTGCTTCCGGAGGCCGGACATCGTCCGCCGGATCACGACCGGGTTGGTGGCCAGCATCCGGGAAAGGGCTTCCGACGTGACGGGACTCGCCTGTTCCGCCATGTGCAGCAGGACGTGAAGCACACCGGACAGTCGACTGTCGCGTCTCATGTAACTTATGGTAGTACGTGACGGGAACTCGTCAACGTGTTCGGCGTGAACGGGTCTAGCACGCTTGTCGTCTGGTATCCGCGCGAGAGCCCTGCCTGCTATGAGCTCGGCCAGCCTGTGGTTGAACTCTGGAAGTGGTCACGTGCGCCGTGCCCCCTCGCGTTCATCCAGTATTCATCAACAATTGCTTGTGTGCTTATCTGACGAGACGCATAATCCTGTACGAATGTGATTGCCGTCGGGTCTGGTGTCACTGGCTCTCTCGACTGTCGCTGGCCGGACGGGAACGTGA of Planctomyces sp. SH-PL14 contains these proteins:
- a CDS encoding alpha/beta fold hydrolase is translated as MPSVSISGTDLNYVDEGRGPVLLLVHGFPLDHTMWQYQIADLKDEMRVIAPDLRGFGMSGVTAGTVTMAQMADDLAGLLDALRISEPVYFCGLSMGGYVAWQFIERHRKRLAGVILCDTRAVADTPKEKETRLETAEKVVKEGPGFIAEAMPKRLFAERTHQEQPKMVQETREVIRRTAPEGIAAAARGMAARPDVSGKLGGMEIPALVIVGSEDAISKAEEMRGIAEEMPISMFVEIPGAGHMSPLEAPDVVNRAISDFVSRMSSQPPEMELEEDDEE
- a CDS encoding sigma-70 family RNA polymerase sigma factor, translated to MQSSPSPSSSENDVELVNRAVAGDQKALGHLFTSYRPRLSRIAMFRLDPRLNGRIDIDDILQETFIAAQQRLKHILRDAPDSIFLWLRMILGQTLIDLHRRHLGAQARSAARDRSLDAGWDSNSTSASIHFELLGSITSPSEAMAKQEAAERLDSALQTLNDMDREILALRHFEELSNREAARLLEISEPAASLRYTRALGRLKQVMDAFPGAFPGSPFSM
- a CDS encoding PspA/IM30 family protein, translated to MPHFSRLTDIVTCNLSAMLAEAADPKKALEEIIREMREGVAGANRSSKTAAGNLSRIELEIGEQTQQVQQWLGRAREALAAEDEENARQALLRKREHESLLAGLEQQLGAARSTRDHMTCTLHALEARLADALRRKADLEGVEEPVVIKSGAISIGSEVDAELEALKREVSGR
- a CDS encoding RNA polymerase sigma factor; this encodes MIRVQSGENHAFDEIVDRHQGSLLGFFYRNTRDWQLSEDLTQDTLVKVYNQAWDYLPLGRFRGWMFRIARNLLIDDVRRRTNDALIRACQRRQSEEDDEMTRLASEVLGPEVEADHKELAAIVDDALSEIPDEQRQTFILHHFSDLSLPEVSEIMEVPLPTSKSRLRLAREKLSEKLRLAGITPLSEDSAEVPEASPS
- a CDS encoding biotin/lipoate A/B protein ligase family protein; the protein is MSFLLIEPAPQPGDWNMAVDAWLLDRAVDHHTAAARLYEWNAPTVSLGHFQKLTDPAVSGRFAPLPKVRRLSGGGAILHDRELTYSLAVPAEHSLARDPTGLYSLVHDRIIAVLAAMGVESRMRGEARSGPEPFLCFGRGDPRDIVLGPHKILGSAQRRRRGAILQHGALLLAQSPHADEFPGIAELTGGAMDLASLREALAIEFQTLLGSADRRASLERDEDEAVRGFLHAAAEDLRSETGP
- a CDS encoding acetylxylan esterase produces the protein MRFPALAFLLSCAFAMTASSTAFAQPKGFNYDEEKVKPYTLPDPLVTQDGKKVTSPEMWKTVRRPELLRLFEEHVFGKPLPKVEGIRFEPGKVNENALGGKAVRKEVTVRFSPTADEPSMSILIYAPKGKKSPAFLGLNFNGNHAVTDDPEITLNPNWMRAGDKDGTVVDNKATEKSRGKESRRWPVEQVIDRGYAVATIYYGDIDPDFDDGFKNGIHALFPQKERTGDDPGSIAAWAWGLSRALDYLETDPLIDAKHVAVLGHSRLGKTSLWAGATDERFALVISNNSGCGGAALSRRDFGETVARINTSFPHWFCVNYRKYNDNEAACPVDQHELIALIAPRPVYVASAAEDLWADPRGEFLGAVEAEPVYKLLGTDGFAGLKSHDTPAVDQPVNGGTIGYHRRAGGHDVILYDWERFMDFADRHFGKKD
- a CDS encoding alpha/beta hydrolase, encoding MSMRWVWLAAVVVFVGRGAAAEGPDRTMDLWGETVPGETALSRGEALPMRPTEKPPATRITKITQPTLEFFEPPADKRTGRCVLIFPGGGYNYVVSDKEGSEPARWLNEQGITGIVLKYRTKDGSMEAPWKRPLQDAQRAVSLVRHNAAEWKLNPGDIGVMGFSAGGQLATLTSTRFRERSYEPRDAADKVSCRPDFSLLIYPWNLYDGKTKQLIPELTLSDDLPPSFVLHTHDDGSTSLGPVFYYAALKERKIPAELHVYQAGGHGYGLRPVEGTNIDTWPSLAVAWLKRLPGPQSAPAK
- a CDS encoding serine hydrolase domain-containing protein, which translates into the protein MHRRTFLSASLVALFARLSAAASEKQWEAAVRILDQAVKSGEVRAASLYLSDAGAEQSQVFGQAKAVGAPFLLGSITKPMCVAALMTFLDEGAFRLEDRLGKFFAEFRGEGREEVTIGHLLTHTSGLPDQLPDNNALRGRHAPLAEFVSQSLRLPPEFSPGTKYQYSSMGILLACAVAEKVSGKGIIPLVTDRVLKPLKMTRSALGLGDFREEEVMACQTERAAPESGAGDPAARNWDWNSRYWRTLGAPWGGMHASAADVGKFLEEFLHARGVVMKPETERLMVRNHNPVGLTPRGLGFSVGTGAGPTGCSERTFGHTGSTGTLAWADPATESVCVILTSLPGRAVQPHPRDLAARAIVG
- a CDS encoding DUF899 domain-containing protein, whose protein sequence is MTDPTVPHPPIVSRDEWKTHRVALLNEEKRLTQEADRVHAERRRLPMVRVEKTYTFEAPEGPVTLLDLFEGRRQLIVYHFMFDPNWDKGCDGCTGLVDALGDLSMLADRQTTFVLISRAPLAKLQAYKAKKGWDWRWVSSNKSDFNYDFHATLDAAVAPFENNFRDETEERKRIGPMSPLFKGETHGNSVFFRIDDEVYHTYSCFARGCEHLTNSYALLDITPYGRQEDFEKSPAGWPQKPTYG
- a CDS encoding class I SAM-dependent methyltransferase, which translates into the protein MPPEPAPASPFSDPQLVARYAEGPPRLVPGFADMQRMTTLLLAERVPDHGRVLVVGAGGGLELKVFAQAHAGWTFDGIDPAPEMIRLAEQTLGPLASRVQLHAGTVDRAPEGPFDAATCLLTMHFVPVDERRRMAAEIHRRLRPGAPFVVVHMSLPPSEGDRATWLSRYTAFAASSGIEFENAEAARQAVATRLTILTPEQDEAILREAGFSDVGLFYAGFTFRGWVAYA
- a CDS encoding Rrf2 family transcriptional regulator, whose translation is MRRDSRLSGVLHVLLHMAEQASPVTSEALSRMLATNPVVIRRTMSGLRKQGYVRSEKGHGGGWTLACDLSKVTLRDIYAALGNPSLLAIGHRTDAPGCLVEQAVNAALEQAFREAEERLLSRLGEVTLAALSADYHARLMARGASPHPEEHGHAS